In a genomic window of Roseiflexus castenholzii DSM 13941:
- a CDS encoding 3-keto-disaccharide hydrolase, with translation MKQSRSSLLIAALTVLLLASALALSAPTSSSQTEEPILILPTVPPTPTVPPAPPAPADVTAPQSGATLATASFEGSDALNGWRIVDLEEAPAERRALWVVVDGVLRQDRTVPPLRDPSIHETAALIGDASWSDYTISAGFYDQDNANVGLIARYQDGSYYRYRIIRNGYEDRPKHQIERVSDGTVTLLASLDAPGYEPRRWNTIMFSVNGDRLQAFFNGQMTIETRDARLTSGAAGLYTRAIGGMVFDTVTITQP, from the coding sequence ATGAAACAATCACGTTCTTCACTGCTCATTGCCGCGCTGACGGTGCTGTTGCTGGCATCGGCGCTCGCGCTCAGCGCACCGACATCGTCGAGTCAGACGGAGGAGCCGATTCTGATTCTGCCGACCGTTCCGCCGACCCCGACGGTTCCGCCCGCTCCTCCGGCGCCTGCGGACGTCACAGCGCCGCAGTCCGGCGCGACCCTGGCAACCGCGTCATTCGAGGGGTCCGATGCGCTGAACGGTTGGCGGATCGTCGATCTCGAGGAGGCACCGGCGGAACGACGAGCGCTGTGGGTTGTCGTCGATGGCGTGTTGCGTCAGGATCGAACGGTTCCGCCGCTGCGCGATCCGAGCATCCACGAAACGGCAGCGCTCATCGGCGATGCGTCCTGGAGCGACTATACCATCAGCGCCGGTTTCTACGATCAGGACAATGCCAATGTCGGACTGATCGCGCGCTATCAGGACGGATCATACTACCGCTATCGAATCATTCGGAATGGGTATGAGGACCGCCCAAAGCACCAGATCGAGCGCGTCTCCGATGGGACGGTGACGCTTCTGGCGAGCCTCGATGCGCCGGGGTATGAACCACGCCGATGGAACACGATCATGTTCAGTGTCAACGGCGATCGGTTGCAGGCGTTTTTCAACGGTCAGATGACGATTGAGACGCGCGATGCGCGCCTGACATCCGGCGCCGCCGGGTTGTACACGCGCGCCATTGGCGGCATGGTGTTCGATACTGTGACGATTACCCAACCGTAG
- a CDS encoding ArnT family glycosyltransferase encodes MTDRTAGLPRRARYAIYSELLILAVLIALCAAYLIVVQHNPVRYTFDEARDRLDGRGWYGVEQNGSFTYRWSAGSAEARLPLRHKSGRTYVITLTAQSLHPEGPQPIRFLLNDRLLTEVTPDREARTYRFLLAPAGGDAGMRFGFSTRPFRPADDNRDLGLLVSRLVIQPTPALDWILAFGAPVGLMVLWGSIRRRAARWPALAVVAIHTLALMTAATLYRPTALPCTWFAFPTLTAAALSVFIAQATPARIGLAALTALVGYSGVIWPLAFTDDAFISFHYARNLVAGHGLVFNPGERVEGYTNFLWTMLAALTIRLGGDPVFWGYAAGIVIGLAITLVSYRIAVPLIGPGWGLAATLLAASSQSLLVYTARGAGMETGFFTLLILLGCGMYLSAYRTRRSQWYLFAGVIFALAALTRPEGVMVFGLTVGHRFFVALRNESKTGESLIMRAQSAVRSASPLIVAFLSLFAPYFAWRWQYYGDLLPNTFYAKTGGGAQQWLRGLDYAVDFALIFGGPLLLFAAAAPLAAFADRSSRNQWHDALMTPTGYLWLICTAYTAYIISIGGDHFPGERFFAPIIPLLAILIITGLSALTLSALARRAPRLAYATATVAVAIAAWLGLNRGEALEQRVIGNDESVWIWADLGLWLNRNTPPDASVAAAGIGAIAYYSQRETIDLHGLTDRHIARVAVEGMGSGPAGHEKRDPEYVLNVRKPTYIPRFWEDYFGGAAVLQQQYELITIRTDRGYDLQLWRRLPIAP; translated from the coding sequence TTGACCGATAGAACGGCAGGATTACCCCGTCGGGCGAGATACGCCATCTATAGTGAACTTCTTATCCTTGCGGTTCTTATTGCGCTCTGTGCCGCTTACCTGATCGTCGTGCAACACAATCCAGTGCGATACACGTTCGATGAAGCACGCGACAGGCTTGATGGCAGGGGTTGGTATGGGGTCGAGCAGAATGGTTCGTTCACCTACCGCTGGTCGGCGGGCAGCGCTGAGGCGCGTCTGCCGCTCCGCCACAAGAGTGGGCGAACCTATGTGATAACGCTGACAGCGCAATCACTTCATCCGGAAGGACCGCAACCCATCCGCTTTTTGCTGAATGACCGGTTGCTCACGGAAGTCACTCCGGATCGTGAAGCGCGCACCTACCGTTTTCTTCTCGCGCCAGCAGGAGGAGACGCGGGCATGCGATTTGGGTTTTCCACGCGTCCCTTTCGCCCTGCTGACGACAACCGTGATCTGGGGTTGCTGGTGAGTCGTCTGGTCATTCAGCCGACTCCGGCGCTCGATTGGATACTGGCGTTTGGCGCTCCCGTGGGTCTGATGGTTCTGTGGGGAAGCATTCGCCGACGCGCTGCGCGCTGGCCCGCACTGGCGGTCGTTGCAATTCACACGCTGGCACTAATGACGGCTGCAACGCTCTATCGTCCGACTGCCCTGCCATGTACCTGGTTTGCATTCCCCACCCTGACGGCCGCTGCGCTGAGCGTCTTTATCGCACAGGCGACACCGGCGCGCATCGGGCTGGCGGCATTGACGGCGCTAGTCGGCTACAGCGGTGTCATCTGGCCGCTGGCGTTTACCGATGATGCCTTCATTTCGTTCCACTACGCGCGCAATCTGGTCGCCGGGCATGGACTGGTCTTCAATCCTGGTGAACGGGTCGAGGGATACACGAATTTCCTCTGGACAATGCTCGCAGCGCTGACCATCCGGCTCGGCGGCGATCCGGTGTTCTGGGGATATGCCGCCGGCATCGTCATCGGTCTGGCGATCACTCTGGTTTCCTACCGTATCGCAGTGCCGCTGATCGGTCCAGGGTGGGGGCTTGCCGCCACGCTCCTGGCGGCAAGCAGCCAGAGTCTGCTCGTGTATACCGCGCGAGGCGCCGGTATGGAGACAGGGTTCTTTACGCTCCTCATCCTGCTGGGTTGTGGCATGTATCTATCGGCGTATCGAACTCGACGCTCACAGTGGTATCTCTTCGCCGGCGTAATCTTCGCTCTTGCGGCGCTGACTCGACCAGAGGGGGTTATGGTTTTCGGGTTAACGGTTGGACACCGGTTCTTCGTTGCCCTGCGCAATGAGTCGAAGACCGGCGAGTCCCTGATCATGCGAGCACAATCCGCCGTGCGATCAGCGTCGCCGCTCATTGTGGCGTTTCTCAGTCTGTTTGCGCCGTACTTCGCCTGGCGTTGGCAATATTACGGCGATCTCCTTCCCAACACGTTCTATGCGAAGACCGGCGGAGGAGCGCAGCAGTGGCTGCGCGGGCTGGATTACGCTGTCGATTTTGCGTTGATTTTCGGCGGTCCGCTCCTGCTTTTCGCTGCTGCGGCGCCGTTGGCGGCGTTTGCTGATCGTTCTTCGAGGAACCAATGGCACGATGCGCTGATGACGCCGACGGGGTATCTCTGGCTGATTTGTACTGCCTACACGGCCTACATTATCTCCATTGGAGGCGATCATTTTCCGGGGGAACGATTCTTTGCGCCGATCATTCCATTGCTGGCGATTCTGATCATAACCGGTCTCTCTGCCCTGACCCTTAGCGCTCTTGCGCGTCGTGCGCCGCGGCTCGCGTATGCAACCGCGACAGTTGCGGTGGCGATAGCGGCATGGCTGGGATTGAACCGTGGCGAGGCGCTGGAGCAGCGGGTGATCGGAAACGATGAAAGCGTCTGGATATGGGCAGATCTGGGTCTGTGGCTCAATCGAAATACACCGCCGGATGCGAGCGTTGCAGCAGCGGGGATCGGCGCGATTGCCTACTATTCACAGCGTGAAACGATTGACCTGCACGGTTTGACCGACCGGCACATCGCGCGGGTGGCGGTGGAGGGAATGGGGAGCGGTCCGGCAGGACATGAGAAACGCGATCCTGAGTATGTGCTCAATGTTCGTAAGCCGACCTATATCCCGCGTTTCTGGGAGGACTATTTTGGCGGGGCGGCTGTTTTGCAGCAGCAGTATGAACTGATCACCATTCGCACCGATCGAGGGTATGATCTCCAACTGTGGCGGAGATTGCCGATAGCGCCTTGA
- a CDS encoding class I SAM-dependent methyltransferase produces MRVIVQRHIRHILADVEAAIPPDGKRDYFRLHRDRFAMLLAAIPPDAGSCALEIGVNPGLFTQALVRAGYCVCGTDLFPEHRAELWRRLGVEVRRWNIDTEPPPYPPESFDLIIFSEVIEHLANPPIDALATMRELLVPGGYLLISTPNQFYLKSRLRVLADILLLRPFEHDDEFQHWANLKAEARYYTHSRLYSMRQICWMLDQAGLVVQQRIYGDPWERVGLEWSRLLRHPHRWLGKALLWGATRAIPPARSMLLIVAQRPGVRRRPGRT; encoded by the coding sequence ATGCGCGTGATTGTCCAACGTCATATTCGCCACATCCTTGCCGATGTCGAAGCAGCCATTCCGCCGGATGGCAAGCGCGACTACTTCCGCCTGCACCGTGATCGTTTTGCCATGCTCCTGGCAGCCATTCCGCCGGACGCAGGCAGCTGCGCACTCGAAATCGGGGTCAATCCGGGGTTGTTCACCCAGGCGCTGGTGCGCGCCGGGTACTGTGTCTGCGGCACCGATCTCTTCCCGGAACATCGCGCGGAATTGTGGCGCCGTCTAGGGGTCGAGGTGCGTCGCTGGAATATCGATACCGAACCGCCGCCTTACCCGCCAGAGTCGTTCGATCTGATCATCTTCTCGGAAGTTATCGAGCATCTTGCGAATCCGCCAATCGACGCACTGGCAACCATGCGGGAATTGCTGGTTCCGGGAGGATACCTCCTGATCTCGACGCCGAACCAGTTCTATTTGAAGAGTCGCTTGCGGGTGCTGGCAGATATTCTGCTGCTTCGGCCGTTCGAGCACGATGACGAGTTTCAACATTGGGCGAACCTGAAAGCGGAGGCGCGCTACTACACCCATAGCCGGCTCTACAGTATGCGCCAGATCTGCTGGATGCTCGATCAGGCAGGATTGGTCGTTCAACAGCGCATCTATGGCGACCCATGGGAGCGGGTTGGGCTGGAATGGTCGCGGCTCTTGCGTCACCCGCACCGCTGGTTGGGCAAAGCGCTGCTCTGGGGCGCGACACGCGCAATCCCTCCGGCGCGCTCGATGCTCCTGATCGTTGCGCAGCGTCCGGGCGTGCGCCGGCGACCAGGACGCACCTGA
- a CDS encoding DUF58 domain-containing protein, with amino-acid sequence MIPTLRLYLLLLPGAALVAGVALTPLMLWIAVAYLVVVAALVVADYLLTDRPAALEVERIHDSRLSLGANNPVTILIASRARRPLTLQIRDEHPDDIPADATIVTGKVEPFALLEARYHLRPVRRGDYTFGNINIRYLSVFGTFVQQARYPAEAAFKVYPNVLDIRTYDLLARKGLLLEMGLRPARIFGQGVEFERLREYRPDDEFRRINWKATARRGKPIAAEYETERSRYIISVIDTGRLMRAPVEDGDISLARLDYAINATLLLSYVVTLKGDHAGMLTFADDVRTYLSPRRGKSQFYRMLETLYNVQFEPVESDYARALTYLSARHRRRSLVIVFTDLVTLDAARDLIAHMARMARRHLILCVVLSDPNVTRLVGRPPTDTSDVYRRGVAEMLLAERRVVLETLHRTGVLTLDVPAHRLSVAVIEKYLELKGRGML; translated from the coding sequence ATGATTCCGACACTGCGGCTCTATCTTCTCCTGCTCCCCGGAGCGGCGCTGGTTGCCGGGGTGGCGCTTACGCCACTCATGCTCTGGATTGCAGTCGCTTATCTTGTTGTCGTGGCGGCGCTGGTGGTCGCCGATTATCTGCTGACCGACCGACCCGCTGCACTTGAGGTCGAACGCATCCACGATTCGCGCCTTTCCCTTGGCGCCAATAATCCGGTAACCATCCTCATCGCCAGCCGCGCTCGCCGCCCGTTGACCCTGCAAATCCGTGACGAGCACCCGGACGACATCCCCGCCGACGCAACCATTGTGACAGGAAAAGTCGAACCATTCGCGCTGCTCGAAGCGCGCTACCATCTGAGACCAGTACGGCGTGGCGACTACACGTTTGGCAATATCAATATTCGCTATCTCAGCGTATTTGGTACATTCGTGCAGCAGGCGCGATACCCGGCAGAGGCGGCGTTCAAGGTGTATCCGAATGTCCTGGATATTCGCACGTATGATCTCCTGGCGCGCAAAGGTCTACTCCTCGAAATGGGGTTGCGCCCGGCGCGCATCTTCGGGCAGGGAGTTGAGTTCGAGCGTCTGCGCGAATATCGCCCCGACGATGAGTTTCGGCGGATCAACTGGAAAGCGACCGCGCGCCGGGGGAAGCCGATTGCTGCCGAATATGAAACCGAACGCAGCCGGTATATCATCAGCGTCATCGACACCGGTCGCCTCATGCGCGCGCCGGTTGAGGATGGCGATATCAGCCTTGCCCGGCTCGACTACGCCATCAATGCAACACTGCTGCTCTCGTATGTGGTCACCCTCAAAGGCGATCACGCGGGCATGCTGACGTTCGCTGACGACGTGCGCACCTATCTGTCTCCCAGACGCGGCAAAAGCCAGTTCTACCGCATGCTCGAGACGTTGTACAACGTCCAGTTCGAGCCAGTCGAGTCCGACTATGCACGCGCACTGACCTATCTGAGCGCCAGGCACAGGCGACGATCACTGGTCATCGTGTTCACCGATCTGGTGACCCTCGATGCGGCGCGCGATCTGATCGCGCACATGGCACGGATGGCGCGGCGTCACCTGATCCTGTGCGTGGTTCTCTCCGATCCGAACGTGACCCGACTTGTCGGGCGACCGCCGACCGACACGAGCGACGTGTACCGGCGCGGGGTGGCGGAAATGCTGCTGGCAGAACGGCGCGTCGTCCTCGAAACGCTGCACCGGACTGGCGTGCTGACCCTCGATGTTCCTGCTCATCGGCTCAGTGTGGCGGTTATCGAGAAGTATCTGGAATTGAAAGGGAGAGGGATGTTGTAA
- a CDS encoding AAA family ATPase, translated as MITHDIATALRTEAARVIVGQDEPLTQMMIALFCGGHVLLEGVPGTAKTLMAKTLAMLVNAEFKRVQFTPDLMPSDVIGTQVFEMGTGQFRLHKGPVFTNILLGDEINRAPAKTQSALLEAMEERQVTIEGQRLPLPEPFFVLATQNPIEYEGAYPLPEAQLDRFLFKVIVDYAPQEIEIEVLRRYHAGFDAHRLDDIGLRPVMNNAILAQCRAEIRQVQVDDGILKYITDIAQASRKSLDLMLGGSPRASISLLLAAKTWAAMQNRAYVIPDDVKLLVRPVYRHRIILKPEAEIEGLTPDTVMARILARVDVPR; from the coding sequence AGAGTGATCGTCGGACAGGACGAGCCGTTAACGCAGATGATGATTGCGCTGTTCTGTGGCGGTCATGTGCTGCTCGAGGGCGTGCCCGGCACCGCCAAGACGTTGATGGCGAAGACGCTGGCGATGCTGGTCAACGCAGAGTTCAAACGGGTGCAGTTCACTCCCGATCTGATGCCCTCTGATGTGATCGGTACGCAGGTCTTCGAGATGGGCACAGGGCAATTTCGTCTGCACAAAGGACCGGTGTTCACCAACATTTTGCTCGGCGATGAGATCAACCGCGCGCCGGCAAAGACGCAGAGCGCACTGCTCGAAGCCATGGAGGAACGCCAGGTGACAATCGAAGGGCAACGGCTGCCGCTGCCAGAGCCGTTCTTCGTCCTTGCGACACAGAATCCTATTGAGTACGAAGGCGCCTATCCGCTGCCAGAAGCGCAACTCGACCGCTTCTTGTTCAAAGTGATTGTTGACTATGCACCGCAGGAGATCGAGATCGAAGTACTGCGGCGCTATCACGCCGGCTTCGATGCTCATCGTCTGGACGACATTGGGTTGCGTCCGGTGATGAATAACGCAATCCTGGCGCAGTGTCGCGCCGAGATACGCCAGGTGCAGGTAGATGATGGCATTCTGAAGTATATTACCGACATTGCGCAGGCGAGTCGCAAAAGTCTCGATCTGATGCTCGGCGGGAGTCCGCGCGCTTCGATCAGCCTGCTCCTCGCCGCCAAAACCTGGGCTGCCATGCAGAACCGCGCCTACGTCATCCCTGATGATGTCAAGTTGCTGGTGCGACCGGTCTACCGTCACCGTATCATTTTGAAGCCGGAAGCCGAGATCGAAGGATTGACGCCCGACACAGTGATGGCGCGGATTCTGGCACGGGTCGACGTACCGAGGTGA